One region of Lebetimonas natsushimae genomic DNA includes:
- a CDS encoding 4Fe-4S binding protein has translation MIEYAFYTTKPLEFPLSDNITVINDSNTPTIISNSKKTNPIVYAPEINFYINSSNAEVLEKIDVINRLYEIRGIKLDYAKFNEYKKEIKNRLLIIGNKEEAEQFDDLKEFEKYYALPEWIKDIEGTIGNLKFIIQKGNELINLEVDQAIWFNAPEVAFKQRGIVDPSDVGIEKAKEIIRKRVGIYEYRNYITYNKDVCQYHHRVLKETCGNCANVCPTNAIIKDDETKELVFSHIDCDGCGGCVSVCPSGALDFSAIPRDGFYEISKLFEGFIPFIIPEDMVENLEIELPKNIMPFVIEGRKFLDEVHLLTLFQDSGAQIVFLNDNFSKGEKEAIKLINEITNRKFGKSAVLFTDNPKEAEELLNRAEKISEAKYVINENNLSKREIFSIRLSHLIENDDLGVIDLGKNNYIHYGKIEIDESKCTLCMGCVSVCNVGALTAHDEDGTLKFDASMCTACGYCEVACAEKCLKVIPDKLELNKDFFGQKVMAKDEPFCCIMCGKPFAPKKAIEKIAAQLLPIFTDELKKKSIYCCPECKSKLLFNEYIERKTNAK, from the coding sequence ATGATTGAATATGCTTTTTATACAACCAAGCCTTTGGAATTTCCACTAAGCGATAATATAACAGTAATAAACGATTCAAACACTCCTACAATTATATCAAATTCAAAAAAAACCAACCCAATAGTTTATGCTCCAGAAATTAATTTTTATATCAATTCTTCAAATGCTGAAGTTTTGGAAAAAATCGATGTAATAAACAGGCTTTATGAAATAAGGGGTATTAAATTAGATTATGCAAAATTTAATGAATATAAAAAAGAAATTAAAAACAGGCTTTTAATAATTGGAAATAAAGAAGAGGCCGAGCAATTTGATGATTTAAAAGAATTCGAAAAATATTATGCCTTGCCTGAGTGGATAAAAGATATTGAAGGTACTATTGGAAATTTAAAGTTTATAATCCAAAAAGGAAATGAATTAATTAATCTTGAAGTAGACCAGGCAATATGGTTTAATGCCCCGGAAGTTGCCTTTAAACAAAGGGGAATTGTAGACCCTAGTGATGTAGGAATTGAAAAAGCAAAAGAAATAATAAGAAAAAGAGTTGGAATTTATGAATACAGAAATTATATAACATATAATAAAGATGTTTGTCAGTATCATCACAGGGTATTAAAAGAAACATGCGGAAACTGCGCAAATGTATGTCCTACAAACGCAATTATCAAAGATGATGAAACTAAAGAGCTTGTTTTTTCCCATATAGACTGTGACGGATGCGGCGGATGTGTAAGTGTGTGTCCAAGCGGGGCGCTCGATTTCAGTGCAATTCCAAGGGATGGTTTTTATGAAATTTCAAAACTTTTTGAGGGATTTATTCCTTTTATTATCCCGGAAGATATGGTTGAAAATTTGGAAATTGAATTGCCTAAAAATATAATGCCTTTTGTAATAGAGGGGAGAAAATTTTTGGATGAGGTTCATTTACTCACTCTATTTCAGGACAGCGGCGCTCAGATTGTGTTTTTAAATGATAATTTTTCAAAAGGTGAAAAAGAGGCTATTAAATTGATAAACGAAATAACAAACAGAAAATTTGGCAAAAGTGCTGTTTTATTTACAGATAATCCAAAAGAAGCAGAGGAACTTTTAAACAGGGCGGAAAAAATTTCTGAAGCAAAATATGTCATTAATGAAAATAATTTAAGTAAAAGGGAAATTTTTTCAATCAGACTTTCACATTTGATTGAAAACGATGATTTGGGGGTTATTGATTTAGGGAAAAATAACTATATCCATTATGGAAAAATTGAAATTGATGAGAGTAAATGTACCTTATGTATGGGGTGTGTGAGTGTATGTAATGTCGGAGCATTAACCGCCCATGATGAAGACGGGACTTTGAAATTTGATGCCTCAATGTGTACAGCATGCGGATACTGTGAAGTTGCATGTGCTGAAAAATGTTTGAAAGTAATTCCTGATAAGCTTGAATTAAACAAAGACTTTTTCGGACAAAAAGTTATGGCAAAAGATGAACCGTTCTGTTGTATAATGTGTGGAAAGCCGTTTGCTCCGAAAAAAGCGATTGAAAAAATTGCAGCTCAGCTTCTTCCGATTTTTACTGATGAACTTAAGAAAAAATCAATTTACTGCTGTCCTGAGTGTAAATCAAAACTTTTATTTAATGAGTATATAGAAAGGAAAACAAATGCTAAATAA
- a CDS encoding TorD/DmsD family molecular chaperone, with protein MLNKDLEKARAFYYGFFSKLFTFIDDVNRFEGVKEAAKILYQNAIEPNSKEALKHFIENFDEKKLVQEFDDIFYDLANDPVPTTASFYDEEIENGKMRVKMVDIVLASKFRKNEKFSDTEDDIGFILPFMHYLILEKINGDEKAAWLEEKTFDVLNTFIDDFIENVYMHTAANLYKDAAVVLKAFIETERMYLEKPKPNIEKVSKKIDIKTVQDEEARIRKAKKKKSEENLVCNLEEGGDVEDEV; from the coding sequence ATGCTAAATAAAGACTTAGAAAAAGCAAGGGCTTTTTATTACGGATTTTTTTCAAAACTGTTTACTTTTATTGATGATGTTAACAGATTTGAAGGTGTAAAAGAGGCTGCAAAAATATTATATCAAAACGCAATAGAACCGAATTCAAAAGAGGCTCTAAAACATTTTATTGAAAATTTTGATGAAAAAAAACTTGTGCAGGAATTTGATGATATTTTTTATGATTTGGCAAACGATCCGGTGCCCACTACTGCTTCTTTTTATGATGAAGAGATAGAAAATGGAAAAATGAGGGTTAAAATGGTTGATATTGTTTTGGCTTCTAAATTTAGGAAAAATGAAAAATTCAGTGACACTGAGGATGATATAGGATTTATTTTGCCGTTTATGCATTATTTAATTTTGGAAAAAATAAACGGTGATGAAAAAGCTGCATGGCTTGAAGAAAAAACATTTGATGTTTTAAATACTTTTATCGATGATTTTATTGAAAATGTTTATATGCATACAGCCGCCAACCTTTATAAAGATGCAGCAGTTGTTTTAAAAGCTTTTATAGAAACTGAGAGAATGTATCTTGAAAAACCAAAACCGAATATTGAAAAAGTTTCTAAGAAAATTGATATTAAAACTGTTCAGGATGAAGAGGCAAGAATTAGAAAAGCTAAAAAGAAAAAAAGTGAAGAAAACCTTGTATGTAACTTGGAAGAAGGCGGTGATGTCGAAGATGAAGTTTAG
- a CDS encoding twin-arginine translocation signal domain-containing protein: protein MKRRSFLKGALGIGALSVASSTLAFAKPEEGDYGNGVVRGHSPKKEILYKKTKNWEIYYKNAI from the coding sequence ATGAAAAGAAGAAGTTTTTTAAAAGGTGCACTGGGGATTGGTGCCTTGAGTGTTGCTTCTTCTACATTGGCTTTTGCAAAGCCTGAAGAAGGAGATTATGGAAACGGAGTGGTCAGAGGCCATTCTCCAAAAAAAGAAATCCTTTACAAAAAAACCAAAAATTGGGAAATTTATTACAAAAATGCAATATAA
- a CDS encoding formate dehydrogenase subunit alpha yields the protein MSSQEKLNVKVGRRAFLKMAALSGVAGATMLNAAPAVRSASDEELKSPYPGSKKVKTVCTTCSVGCGIIAEVYNGVWVRQEVAQDHPISHGSHCCKGIDSIDNVRTEKRVKHPLKKVNGKWQRISWDQAINEISEKMLKIRKESGPDAAMFLGSAKMSTEQAYYFRKFAAMWGTNNIDHQARIUHSATVAGVANTWGYGAMTNHLGDIQNSKAIIIFGANPAVNHPVGFKHILKAKERNNATLIVIDPRYTKTAAKADLYARIRPGTDIPFMYGMLHLIFKHGWHDESFIKDRVFGMEHVIKEAKKWTPEKVADVTGVDVDTLIEITRAYATSKPGTLIWAMGLTQHSIGSSNTRMAPILQLSLGNMGKFGGGCNILRGHDNVQGATDMCCLSHSLPGYYGLSEGSWKYFAHNWGVDFKWLQRRFDTPKMMHTKGFTLAKWWQGVLREEKIYQRTPIRALWVQGNGITSIAQTAKVQQALDKLDLLVVAEPFANEAAVITNKKDNVYILPTATQFESEGSVTATNRTAQWRSKVVDPLYESKTDEEIMFAFAKKFGFYDEFVRGMMMGVRNGKAVKVKNTFKWPEDATREIARIIKTIGLTGWTPERLKRHQQNWHMFDEVTLKGIGPMKGEYYGLPWPCWTEDHPGSPVLYNIDIPVMEGGMGFRARFGTEYKGQDLLAGPHATIKGAKVKGGYPELTKDNIEKVLGIKLSPREKAIMGKNWKVDLSGLIAKYALKAGVAPYGNARARAYVWTFPDKIPMHREPLHTPRYDLAKKYPTYPDKKNHYRVDTKYMSIQKTDWAKEFPIILTTGRLVMYSGAGIIERSSKYLAALVPEMFASINPELAYKYGIKDGDMIWIHSPEGTKIKVKARFTYAVAPDRIFLPYHFAGIMQGVDMSDNYPEGTKPYAIGESANTVTNYGYDIVTQIPETKAGLVRIEKA from the coding sequence ATGAGCTCACAAGAAAAATTAAACGTTAAAGTGGGCAGAAGGGCATTTTTAAAAATGGCTGCACTCTCAGGAGTTGCAGGTGCAACAATGCTAAATGCTGCACCGGCTGTTAGAAGTGCAAGCGATGAAGAATTAAAAAGCCCTTACCCAGGTAGTAAAAAAGTTAAAACTGTATGTACTACATGTTCAGTTGGGTGTGGAATTATTGCAGAAGTTTACAATGGTGTGTGGGTAAGACAGGAGGTTGCTCAAGACCATCCAATCAGTCACGGAAGCCACTGTTGTAAAGGTATCGATTCAATCGATAATGTAAGAACAGAAAAAAGAGTTAAACATCCTTTAAAAAAAGTTAACGGAAAATGGCAAAGAATCAGTTGGGATCAGGCCATTAACGAAATTTCAGAAAAAATGCTTAAAATCAGAAAAGAGAGTGGTCCTGATGCAGCAATGTTTTTAGGGTCTGCAAAAATGAGTACAGAGCAGGCTTATTATTTTAGAAAATTTGCTGCAATGTGGGGGACAAACAATATAGATCACCAAGCACGTATTTGACACAGCGCAACAGTCGCGGGGGTCGCGAACACATGGGGTTATGGCGCTATGACAAACCATTTGGGAGATATTCAAAATTCTAAAGCAATTATAATTTTTGGTGCTAACCCAGCAGTTAACCATCCGGTAGGATTTAAACACATTTTAAAAGCAAAAGAAAGAAATAATGCTACTTTAATTGTAATAGATCCAAGATATACAAAAACTGCTGCAAAAGCAGACCTTTATGCAAGAATTAGACCGGGTACTGACATTCCATTTATGTACGGTATGCTTCATTTAATATTCAAACACGGCTGGCATGATGAGTCATTCATTAAAGACAGAGTGTTTGGTATGGAACATGTAATAAAAGAAGCAAAAAAATGGACTCCGGAAAAAGTTGCAGATGTAACAGGTGTTGATGTTGATACATTAATTGAAATTACAAGAGCTTATGCTACAAGTAAACCTGGAACATTAATTTGGGCAATGGGTCTAACTCAGCATTCAATTGGTTCATCTAATACAAGAATGGCTCCTATATTACAGCTTTCTTTAGGCAATATGGGTAAATTCGGTGGTGGATGTAACATTTTAAGAGGACATGATAATGTTCAGGGTGCAACAGATATGTGTTGTTTATCACATTCACTTCCTGGATATTACGGATTAAGTGAAGGAAGTTGGAAATATTTTGCACATAACTGGGGAGTTGATTTTAAATGGCTACAAAGAAGATTTGATACTCCAAAAATGATGCATACAAAAGGATTTACACTTGCTAAATGGTGGCAAGGAGTACTTAGAGAAGAAAAAATTTATCAAAGAACACCAATAAGAGCTCTATGGGTACAAGGAAACGGTATCACTTCAATTGCCCAGACAGCAAAAGTACAACAGGCTCTTGATAAATTGGATTTATTGGTTGTTGCAGAACCGTTTGCAAACGAAGCTGCGGTAATTACAAATAAAAAAGACAATGTTTATATTTTACCAACTGCAACTCAGTTTGAAAGTGAGGGAAGTGTTACTGCTACAAACAGAACTGCTCAGTGGAGAAGTAAAGTAGTAGATCCACTTTATGAATCTAAAACTGACGAAGAAATTATGTTTGCATTTGCTAAAAAATTCGGTTTTTATGATGAATTTGTACGTGGTATGATGATGGGTGTAAGAAACGGAAAAGCCGTAAAAGTTAAAAATACATTCAAATGGCCAGAAGATGCTACAAGAGAAATTGCAAGAATTATTAAAACTATCGGTTTAACAGGTTGGACACCTGAGAGACTAAAAAGACATCAGCAAAACTGGCATATGTTTGATGAAGTAACCCTTAAGGGTATAGGTCCTATGAAAGGCGAATATTACGGATTGCCATGGCCATGCTGGACTGAAGATCACCCTGGAAGCCCAGTATTGTATAACATAGATATTCCAGTAATGGAAGGTGGAATGGGATTCAGGGCAAGATTCGGTACTGAATATAAAGGTCAGGATTTATTGGCAGGACCTCATGCAACTATTAAAGGTGCAAAAGTAAAAGGCGGATATCCTGAACTCACAAAAGACAATATTGAAAAAGTTCTTGGTATTAAACTTTCACCAAGAGAAAAAGCTATTATGGGTAAAAACTGGAAAGTCGACTTAAGCGGTCTTATTGCAAAATATGCTCTTAAAGCAGGAGTTGCACCATACGGTAATGCAAGAGCAAGGGCTTATGTATGGACATTCCCAGATAAAATCCCAATGCACAGAGAACCGCTTCATACACCAAGATATGATTTGGCTAAAAAATATCCGACATATCCTGATAAAAAGAACCATTACAGGGTTGATACAAAATATATGTCAATTCAAAAAACAGATTGGGCAAAAGAATTCCCAATTATTCTTACAACAGGAAGACTTGTTATGTACAGCGGTGCCGGAATTATTGAAAGAAGTAGTAAATACCTTGCTGCATTGGTTCCTGAAATGTTTGCAAGTATTAACCCAGAACTTGCTTACAAATATGGAATTAAAGACGGTGATATGATTTGGATCCATTCACCAGAAGGTACAAAGATTAAAGTAAAAGCAAGATTTACTTATGCAGTGGCACCTGATAGGATTTTCTTGCCATATCATTTTGCCGGAATTATGCAAGGCGTTGATATGAGCGATAATTATCCAGAAGGAACTAAACCGTATGCGATTGGTGAGAGTGCAAATACAGTAACTAACTATGGATACGATATTGTTACCCAAATTCCTGAGACAAAAGCCGGATTAGTCCGCATTGAAAAAGCGTAA
- the fdh3B gene encoding formate dehydrogenase FDH3 subunit beta codes for MYEYARMKFYCDEDRCIECNACTIACAEAHELPVGIHRRKVVTLNEGIEGKEFSVSIACMHCTDAPCSQVCPVDCFYIRADGIVLHDKDKCIGCGYCLYACPFGAPQFPRDGAFGIRGVMDKCTMCAGGPAPTFSEKEYQLYGQNRIAEGKVPMCAAVCSTNALIVGDAESVSKIKRERDAAKGKGPMTPYGWDQAYK; via the coding sequence ATGTATGAATATGCAAGAATGAAATTTTACTGCGATGAAGACAGATGTATAGAATGTAATGCCTGTACAATAGCTTGTGCGGAAGCACACGAATTACCTGTGGGCATTCATAGAAGAAAAGTAGTTACATTAAACGAAGGAATTGAGGGTAAAGAATTTTCCGTATCCATAGCTTGTATGCACTGTACTGATGCACCTTGTTCACAAGTTTGTCCGGTTGATTGTTTTTATATAAGAGCGGACGGAATAGTTTTGCATGACAAAGATAAATGTATAGGTTGCGGTTATTGCTTATACGCCTGTCCTTTTGGAGCTCCTCAGTTTCCAAGAGACGGAGCGTTTGGAATTAGGGGAGTTATGGATAAATGTACAATGTGTGCAGGTGGTCCTGCTCCTACTTTTTCTGAAAAAGAGTATCAATTATATGGTCAAAACAGAATTGCTGAAGGAAAAGTACCTATGTGTGCTGCGGTATGTTCAACTAATGCGTTAATAGTCGGAGATGCTGAAAGCGTTTCTAAAATAAAAAGAGAAAGAGACGCAGCTAAAGGTAAAGGGCCTATGACTCCATACGGATGGGATCAGGCGTATAAATAA
- a CDS encoding formate dehydrogenase subunit gamma, translated as MKKLPLFSVISLGFLYAGVVPLVEPNMAPQHPGSRLISPELIEAIPSWHKYGELFLYLQTHWVKLLFLIVLLAVPTVFLLHYLIVGPKIFSHEGRKFLIFPTWQRIIHWIAALGFILLVPSGFFIIYGKYFGGGTPIRFMRYMHDIGAFLFALVVIPMTVMWFKEMLPRLWDIKWMMILGGYLSKEKREIPASKFNAGQKMWYWVAMFGGMVMIITGVMMYFQDFDIALLKKLNLYQIDLLRLAIMIHLGLALLIVAFFFTHLYMSLFAIKGSIESMIDGCKSEDELKHLHSIYYKKIIKEGKDKELAEKCKD; from the coding sequence ATGAAAAAATTACCGCTTTTTAGCGTAATAAGTCTTGGTTTTTTATATGCCGGAGTTGTTCCATTAGTGGAGCCAAATATGGCTCCACAGCATCCTGGAAGTAGACTAATCTCTCCAGAATTAATCGAAGCAATCCCTTCTTGGCATAAATATGGAGAATTGTTTTTGTATTTGCAGACCCATTGGGTTAAACTTTTATTTTTAATTGTTTTATTGGCAGTTCCTACAGTTTTTTTGCTTCATTATTTAATTGTAGGTCCTAAAATTTTTTCCCATGAAGGTAGAAAATTTTTAATTTTTCCTACATGGCAGAGAATTATTCACTGGATAGCTGCTTTAGGATTTATTTTATTAGTCCCTTCAGGATTTTTTATTATTTATGGAAAATATTTTGGAGGCGGTACTCCTATTAGATTTATGAGATATATGCACGATATAGGGGCATTTTTATTTGCACTGGTTGTAATTCCTATGACCGTAATGTGGTTTAAAGAAATGCTCCCTCGTCTTTGGGATATTAAATGGATGATGATACTTGGAGGATATTTAAGTAAGGAAAAAAGAGAAATTCCTGCAAGTAAATTTAATGCTGGACAGAAAATGTGGTATTGGGTTGCAATGTTTGGCGGAATGGTTATGATTATAACAGGTGTTATGATGTATTTTCAGGATTTTGACATAGCCCTCCTTAAAAAACTGAATTTATATCAAATTGATCTGTTAAGATTAGCCATTATGATTCACTTAGGATTGGCGTTGTTGATTGTTGCGTTCTTTTTTACCCATTTATATATGTCTCTTTTTGCCATTAAAGGTTCAATAGAATCTATGATAGATGGTTGTAAAAGTGAAGATGAGCTTAAACATTTACATTCTATTTATTATAAAAAGATTATTAAAGAAGGCAAAGATAAAGAACTTGCCGAAAAATGTAAAGATTAA
- the wtpA gene encoding tungstate ABC transporter substrate-binding protein WtpA: MLIALAALVLFAKEQIVVFHAGSLSVPFSQIEQKFEKKYPQYDVVREAAGSRACARKITDLHRRADVMASADYKVIDNLLRPNYAKFNALFATNEMIIAYTPHSKYADKINSNNWMDILLKPGVKVGHSNPNLDPCGYRAMIVAKLAGIYYNRPKFFDELFGYGDSYENGEENRNKVVVRPKETDLLGLLEAGAFDYLFIYKSVAMQHHLKYITLPPQINLGDKKYASFYKKASFKITGKKPGTYIVKRGAPMVYGITVVENKKEGLPPHEKGAVLFVKYLLSPEGQAIMKKNGQGVINPPIIEGDDNILKKY; encoded by the coding sequence ATGTTAATTGCACTAGCAGCTTTGGTTTTGTTTGCAAAAGAGCAGATAGTTGTATTTCATGCGGGAAGTCTGAGTGTTCCGTTTTCGCAGATTGAACAAAAGTTTGAAAAAAAATATCCCCAGTATGATGTTGTAAGGGAAGCGGCCGGGAGCAGGGCGTGTGCCAGAAAAATTACAGATCTGCACCGCAGGGCTGATGTAATGGCGAGTGCTGATTATAAGGTAATTGATAATTTATTAAGACCAAATTATGCTAAATTTAATGCATTATTTGCAACAAATGAAATGATTATAGCATATACTCCGCATTCAAAATATGCCGATAAAATTAATTCAAATAACTGGATGGATATTTTGCTAAAACCTGGTGTAAAAGTGGGACATTCAAATCCTAATTTGGACCCGTGCGGTTACAGGGCAATGATTGTAGCTAAACTTGCTGGGATTTATTACAACAGACCAAAATTTTTTGATGAATTGTTTGGTTATGGGGATAGTTATGAAAACGGAGAGGAAAATAGAAATAAAGTTGTAGTCAGACCAAAAGAGACAGATTTATTAGGTTTACTTGAAGCCGGAGCATTTGATTATCTCTTTATTTATAAATCTGTTGCAATGCAGCATCATTTAAAATATATTACATTGCCTCCTCAAATTAATTTAGGGGATAAAAAATATGCCTCCTTTTATAAAAAAGCAAGTTTCAAAATTACAGGCAAAAAACCCGGAACTTATATTGTAAAAAGAGGTGCTCCTATGGTTTATGGGATTACAGTTGTTGAAAATAAAAAAGAAGGACTCCCTCCTCATGAAAAAGGTGCTGTTTTATTTGTAAAATATCTACTTTCTCCAGAAGGTCAGGCAATAATGAAAAAAAACGGCCAGGGTGTGATTAATCCGCCTATAATTGAGGGAGATGATAATATATTAAAAAAATATTAA
- a CDS encoding sodium-dependent tyrosine transporter: protein MFIELNDRVYINLNKITRIKIDEVQDGIRVRFYEGNDQVAKSQRFESVKEAKEWIKNKLLG from the coding sequence ATGTTTATAGAATTAAATGACAGGGTTTACATCAATTTAAATAAAATTACAAGAATTAAAATAGATGAAGTACAGGATGGTATAAGGGTTAGATTTTATGAAGGAAACGACCAGGTTGCAAAATCTCAAAGATTTGAGAGTGTAAAAGAAGCAAAAGAATGGATTAAAAATAAACTTTTAGGATAA
- a CDS encoding ATP-binding cassette domain-containing protein, producing MLKLENIFLKKGDFILNQISFDVKDNEYVVILGKTGSGKTLLLESIAGFHKIEGKIYFNDKDVTNFAPEKRNFGFLYQDFQLFRNLNVEKNIRFSEKFKGKDKKLFDDLVDFLNLKHLLKRDVLSLSGGEKQRIALARAIYSRPKILLLDEPLSAIDPTLRNEIMKNLKQLPERYNISVIHVTHNFREASYLADKIGIILKGKLLQFDDAAQVLNSPASLEVAKFLGFKNIFELSMLGFENSHKYFSIDPNLIYLSKEKKDYDYCFSGIVDEIMGITDHYKIYVNVDGKIFFIKVSKNYFKELDIKKGDEVFVCFNKKDIVFV from the coding sequence ATGCTAAAACTTGAAAATATTTTTTTAAAAAAAGGCGATTTTATTTTAAATCAGATTTCGTTTGATGTAAAAGATAATGAATATGTTGTAATACTTGGAAAAACAGGAAGCGGGAAGACTCTGCTTCTTGAATCCATAGCCGGTTTTCATAAAATTGAAGGGAAAATTTATTTTAATGATAAAGATGTTACAAACTTTGCTCCTGAAAAAAGAAATTTTGGATTTTTGTATCAGGATTTTCAACTTTTTAGAAATTTAAATGTTGAAAAAAATATCCGTTTTTCAGAAAAATTTAAAGGAAAAGATAAAAAATTATTTGATGATTTAGTAGATTTCTTAAATTTAAAACATCTTTTGAAAAGGGATGTTTTAAGTTTAAGCGGAGGGGAAAAACAGAGGATTGCACTTGCAAGGGCGATATATTCAAGACCTAAAATACTGCTTTTGGATGAGCCTTTAAGTGCGATTGACCCGACTCTGAGAAATGAGATTATGAAAAATTTAAAACAGCTGCCTGAAAGATATAACATTTCTGTAATTCATGTAACGCATAATTTCAGGGAAGCTTCTTACTTAGCTGACAAAATAGGAATAATTTTAAAAGGGAAGCTTTTACAGTTTGATGATGCCGCTCAGGTTTTAAATTCTCCTGCTTCTTTGGAAGTTGCCAAATTTTTAGGGTTTAAAAATATTTTTGAGCTCTCAATGTTAGGATTTGAAAATTCACATAAATATTTTTCAATAGATCCTAATTTAATTTATCTCTCAAAAGAAAAAAAAGATTATGATTACTGTTTTAGTGGCATAGTTGATGAAATAATGGGAATTACCGATCATTACAAAATTTATGTAAATGTTGATGGAAAAATATTTTTTATAAAGGTTTCAAAAAATTATTTTAAAGAACTTGATATAAAAAAAGGTGATGAAGTTTTTGTATGTTTTAATAAAAAAGATATTGTATTTGTTTAG
- a CDS encoding ABC transporter permease, with protein sequence MKKVFIVLGLIILLFLTLPLCKLIFGISLNQYINTVNDKEVINSIFLTMKVSFLSTLFVFFTGVPLAYLIARNTFFGKSVLESIIDIPTMVPHTAAGIALLMTFGSDGIENFLDKIGLGFVDSTTGIMAAMMFLSSPYLINSAKEGFKNIDPKIENVSRSLGASFFYTFVRVVLPLAKKDLINGMLLMWARGLGEFGAVVIIAYHPMVAPVLIYDRFINFGLNYSAPVAALMIVLSIIIFSVIRYLNNKFF encoded by the coding sequence ATGAAAAAAGTTTTTATAGTGCTCGGACTTATTATATTACTCTTTTTGACACTTCCGTTATGCAAACTGATTTTTGGTATTTCTTTGAATCAATACATTAATACCGTCAACGATAAAGAAGTTATAAATTCCATTTTTTTGACTATGAAAGTTTCATTTTTATCTACTCTTTTTGTTTTTTTTACAGGGGTGCCTTTAGCGTATCTGATCGCAAGAAACACTTTTTTTGGAAAAAGCGTGCTAGAGAGTATTATAGATATTCCCACAATGGTGCCGCATACTGCGGCTGGTATTGCACTGCTTATGACATTTGGGAGTGATGGAATTGAAAATTTTTTAGATAAAATAGGTTTAGGGTTTGTTGATTCAACTACCGGTATAATGGCTGCAATGATGTTTTTATCGTCCCCGTATCTTATTAATTCCGCAAAAGAGGGATTTAAAAATATTGACCCAAAAATAGAAAATGTGTCTCGTTCGCTTGGGGCTTCTTTTTTTTATACCTTTGTAAGGGTTGTTTTGCCTCTTGCTAAAAAGGATTTGATAAACGGAATGCTCTTAATGTGGGCTAGGGGACTTGGAGAATTCGGAGCAGTTGTAATTATTGCTTATCATCCTATGGTTGCGCCTGTTTTGATATATGACAGATTTATAAATTTCGGACTCAATTATTCTGCTCCGGTTGCTGCTTTAATGATTGTTCTTTCCATAATTATTTTTTCTGTTATTAGATATCTGAATAATAAATTTTTTTAA